One genomic window of Medicago truncatula cultivar Jemalong A17 chromosome 1, MtrunA17r5.0-ANR, whole genome shotgun sequence includes the following:
- the LOC11428134 gene encoding F-box protein At5g52880, which produces MSTPLERYQKLSLTESLPKSYRYPIACKELSFILREAFHKFPKNLQTIIFQDTLSAFRLLPQMETQSAVSAVHLLFQSVEAALPKQKKNMAVTEFKQAMIAHKRRSKAHQVEKGSLQLPEDILVQIFSLLDMRSLVSAGIVSRSWNMAANDNCLWESQYAVLYGDAAKQRPMGPDEDRNDKLLQKPQDTKMITDWKKAVKGAYTGALSRKLAINRGYCECCKTIVWLNNSRCPNVHGGMISEIHDIEPVTSTATTTTKPYPTKWGRLHGSNYAIVFYHKPNLDIEHVTSFQVAEYLLNGSLPMKYYSSDSDSDSDSEGGSLSRLWAYPKQLKQ; this is translated from the exons ATGTCAACTCCATTAGAGAGATACCAAAAACTTTCCCTAACAGAGTCTCTTCCTAAAAGCTATAGATACCCAATTGCCTGCAAAGAACTAAGCTTCATTCTCAGAGAAGCTTTTCATAAATTCCCCAAAAATTTGCAAACCATAATCTTCCAAGATACTCTCTCCGCCTTCCGTCTCCTCCCACA AATGGAGACTCAGAGCGCTGTTTCGGCAGTCCATTTACTCTTTCAGAGTGTAGAAGCGGCACTGCcgaaacaaaaaaagaatatggCTGTAACAGAATTTAAGCAGGCAATGATTGCTCATAAAAGACGCTCTAAAGCTCACCAGGTAGAGAAAG GTTCATTGCAACTACCAGAAGATATTCTTGTACAAATTTTCAGTTTACTAGATATGCGATCTTTGGTCTCTGCGGGGATTGTCAGTAG GTCATGGAATATGGCTGCAAATGATAACTGTTTGTGGGAGTCGCAGTATGCTGTACTGTATGGTGATGCTGCTAAACAACGCCCTATGGGACCAGATGAAGACAGGAATGATAAGCTTTTACAGAAACCCCAGGATACTAAAATGATCACCGACTGGAAAAAAGCTGTTAAAGGAGCATACACGG GAGCACTATCCAGGAAATTAGCAATCAATCGAGGATACTGTGAATGCTGCAAAACTATAGTTTGGTTAAACAACTCAAGATGCCCAAATGTACATGGAGGAATGATATCTGAAATTCACGATATCGAACCTGTAAcatcaacagcaacaacaacaaccaagccttatcccactaagtggggtcggctacatggatcaaattacgccatagtgttctatcataaaccaaatTTGGATATCGAACATGTAACATCATTCCAg GTTGCGGAATATCTTCTGAATGGTTCTCTACCCATGAAATATTATTCCTCAGACAGCGACAGCGACAGTGATTCAGAAGGAGGGTCACTTTCTAGGTTATGGGCATATCCCAAGCAATTAAAACAATAA
- the LOC11428135 gene encoding reticulon-like protein B1: MAAVDTESFDDKIEDKFHGSDSDSFSDSEDDHNINNRPPIPLAKSNTVYRLFGRDRPVHKVLGGGKPADILLWRNKKCTAIALGAGTALWVFFELMQYNLITLVCHLMILALAALFLWSNASVFIHKSPLQIPHVVIPQECVFEAASVLRIEINQVFAILREIGTGRDIKKFLTVIAGLWFISVIGSCFNFLTLFYIFYVSLFTLPLVYEKNEDQVDALAEKAMIEIKKQYAVLDAKVLSQIPIAGFKKD, translated from the exons ATGGCTGCAGTGGATACTGAATCGTTCGACGATAAGATTGAAGACAAGTTTCATGGCTCCGATTCCGATTCTTTTTCTGATTCCGAAGACGATCATAACATCAACAACAGGCCACCGATTCCACTCGCTAAATCCAACACTGTTTACCGCCTTTTCGGCCGTGATCGCCCTGTCCACAAGGTCTTAGGTGGTGGAAAAC CTGCGGATATTTTACTATGGAGGAacaagaaatgcacagcaattgCACTTGGTGCTGGCACTGCCTTGTGGGTTTTCTTTGAGTTGATGCAATACAACCTCATAACTCTTGTTTGCCATTTAATGATTTTGGCTCTTGCTGCTCTTTTCTTGTGGTCTAATGCATCTGTCTTTATCCACAA GTCTCCACTGCAAATTCCACATGTCGTGATTCCTCAGGAATGCGTTTTTGAGGCTGCTTCTGTTTTGAGAATTGAAATTAACCAAGTTTTCGCTATTTTGAGGGAAATTGGAACTGGGAGAGATATCAAGAAGTTTCTTACC GTTATTGCTGGATTGTGGTTTATTTCAGTTATTGGGAGCTGCTTCAATTTCTTGACATTGTTTTATATAT TCTATGTTTCATTGTTTACACTGCCACTGGTgtatgagaaaaatgaagaccAGGTTGATGCACTGGCTGAGAAGGCAATGATCGAGATCAAGAAACAGTATGCAGTGCTTGATGCTAAGGTTTTGAGCCAGATACCGATCGCAGGGTTTAAAAAGGATTAG